From Streptomyces sp. NBC_00370, a single genomic window includes:
- a CDS encoding LacI family DNA-binding transcriptional regulator: MAHPGVSDAGAPTMRDVAARAGVSAMTVSRVLKDDSRVSGTTRERVLTAVDELGYRRNETARSLRLGGSGMIGLVVTNLANPFYSRLALGVQEVASEHGLRMLLSNTAEQVDRERGLVADLASRQVDGMIVVPAGNSHRHLGPAALRGMPIVLAARPPAGMDADCVLVDDFGGAEQATGQLIADGHSAIGFLGNPPALYTGAERFRGYWAAHEAAGLTPDERHVRRGLVDVGTAERAAVELLSGPAAPTALFCTNNRMTQGAIRAVRTVGRPVALAGFDDFELADVIGLPLTIVSYDADEIGRRAGQMLIDRINAAPGEPLPARRTVVPTRVIRYGPR, from the coding sequence ATGGCACACCCGGGAGTCAGCGACGCCGGCGCGCCGACGATGCGTGATGTCGCCGCCCGCGCCGGAGTCAGCGCCATGACCGTCTCGCGGGTGCTGAAGGACGACTCGCGGGTGAGCGGGACCACCCGCGAACGGGTTCTGACCGCCGTGGACGAGCTCGGCTACCGCCGCAACGAGACCGCCAGGAGCCTGCGGCTCGGCGGCAGCGGCATGATCGGACTGGTCGTCACCAACCTTGCCAACCCGTTCTATTCGCGGCTCGCGCTCGGTGTGCAGGAAGTCGCGTCCGAGCACGGCCTGCGGATGCTGCTCAGCAACACGGCCGAGCAGGTCGACCGCGAGCGGGGTCTTGTCGCCGATCTGGCTTCCCGCCAGGTCGACGGGATGATCGTCGTTCCCGCGGGCAACAGTCACCGCCATCTGGGGCCCGCGGCGCTGCGGGGCATGCCGATCGTGCTGGCCGCCCGGCCGCCGGCGGGCATGGACGCCGACTGTGTGCTCGTCGACGACTTCGGCGGGGCCGAGCAGGCCACGGGACAGCTCATCGCCGACGGCCACAGCGCGATCGGGTTCCTGGGCAATCCGCCCGCGCTGTACACCGGCGCCGAACGGTTCCGCGGTTACTGGGCGGCCCATGAGGCGGCCGGTCTGACACCGGACGAACGTCACGTGCGGCGCGGTCTCGTCGACGTCGGCACGGCCGAACGGGCCGCCGTGGAACTGCTGTCGGGACCGGCGGCGCCGACGGCCCTGTTCTGCACGAACAACCGGATGACCCAGGGCGCCATCCGGGCGGTACGTACGGTGGGCCGTCCGGTGGCGCTGGCCGGGTTCGACGACTTCGAACTCGCCGATGTGATCGGGCTGCCGCTGACGATCGTCTCGTACGACGCCGACGAAATAGGGCGCAGGGCCGGGCAGATGCTGATCGACCGCATCAACGCCGCGCCGGGCGAACCGCTGCCGGCGCGCCGCACCGTCGTACCCACCCGTGTCATCCGTTACGGTCCGCGCTGA
- a CDS encoding NAD(P)/FAD-dependent oxidoreductase has product MTNQDTIAANQVVVVGAGYAGLRAALQLAPFVQVTLVAPDDHFTERVRLHEKAAGRPDVTHSLRTILRDTGVTHVAALVTRIDTAAAEAHTDAGHVLRYDRLVYALGSRTGGIGLTGTAEQRAFSAESAAELYKRLRDGSGSLTVVGGGPTGVELATELAESHPGWTVGLVTGGEIVPSVGAKGRAHVRSALLDRRVRVEEGRHVGGPDEIDADVVVWAGSMVPNTELAVAAGIATDSRNQISVDPALRSLSHPHIYATGDTAAVETPAAGRIRMACATALPLGAHAALSVVRDLRGQEPKPFTFGYAAQCISLGRHDALFQLVAKDDSPRTRVLTGRPGALVKEQIVRTTVRTIRLDARHPRVARHIPGSN; this is encoded by the coding sequence ATGACGAACCAAGACACCATCGCGGCGAACCAGGTCGTCGTCGTGGGCGCCGGCTACGCCGGTCTGCGCGCGGCCCTGCAACTCGCCCCCTTCGTACAGGTCACCCTGGTCGCCCCGGACGACCACTTCACCGAACGCGTCAGGCTCCACGAGAAGGCGGCGGGCCGGCCCGACGTGACGCATTCCCTGCGTACGATCCTGCGGGACACCGGCGTCACCCACGTCGCCGCGCTGGTCACCCGTATCGACACGGCAGCCGCCGAGGCGCACACCGACGCGGGCCACGTCCTGCGCTACGACCGGCTCGTGTACGCGCTCGGCAGCCGGACAGGCGGTATCGGCCTGACCGGCACCGCGGAGCAGCGGGCCTTCTCGGCGGAATCGGCGGCCGAGCTGTACAAGCGGCTGCGGGACGGCTCCGGATCGCTCACGGTGGTCGGGGGAGGGCCGACGGGGGTCGAACTGGCCACCGAACTGGCCGAGTCCCACCCGGGGTGGACCGTCGGCCTGGTCACGGGCGGTGAGATCGTGCCGAGCGTCGGTGCCAAGGGCCGCGCGCACGTCCGCTCGGCCCTGCTCGACCGGCGGGTACGCGTCGAGGAGGGTCGTCATGTCGGCGGCCCGGACGAGATCGACGCCGATGTCGTGGTGTGGGCGGGGTCGATGGTGCCCAACACCGAACTCGCCGTCGCCGCCGGGATCGCCACCGACAGCCGGAACCAGATCAGCGTCGACCCGGCGCTGCGTTCCCTTTCGCACCCGCACATCTACGCCACCGGTGACACCGCCGCCGTCGAGACCCCGGCGGCCGGGCGGATCCGGATGGCCTGCGCCACGGCGCTGCCGCTCGGGGCGCACGCGGCGCTGTCGGTGGTCAGGGACCTGCGCGGGCAGGAGCCGAAGCCGTTCACCTTCGGTTACGCGGCCCAGTGCATCAGTCTGGGCCGCCACGACGCCCTGTTCCAGCTCGTCGCCAAGGACGACTCCCCGCGCACCCGTGTGCTCACCGGCAGACCGGGCGCCCTGGTGAAGGAGCAGATCGTACGCACCACGGTCAGGACCATCCGGCTGGACGCCCGTCACCCGCGCGTCGCCCGGCACATTCCGGGGTCCAACTGA
- the sigJ gene encoding RNA polymerase sigma factor SigJ, producing the protein MPSHEREPDPSLRSMVEERRTLLNLAFRMLGSSYDAEDVVQETYARWYALPEAEQREIRSPVAWLVRVAGRICLDHLASARVRRERYTGEWLPEPLPDRRRWDSTGATEDAADPADRVTLDESVSMGMLVVLESVTPAERVAFVLHDVFGVPFAEIAETVGRSPAACRQLAASARRRIRDARPPATGTEAHRQVVSAFKRACETGDVGALVGLLDPDASAHADGGGRVRTARRPVIGADKVARYLVGVLRKEPGVELTEEDVNGRPGLVGRLDGWTVAVVATEVDAGSISHLWLMMNPDKLHAWNRR; encoded by the coding sequence ATGCCCAGTCATGAACGGGAGCCCGATCCCTCACTGCGGAGCATGGTCGAGGAGCGCCGCACGCTGCTGAATCTCGCGTTCCGGATGCTTGGCTCGTCGTACGACGCCGAGGACGTCGTACAGGAGACGTACGCCCGCTGGTACGCGCTGCCGGAGGCCGAGCAGCGGGAGATCAGGTCGCCCGTCGCCTGGCTGGTCCGGGTGGCGGGACGGATCTGTCTCGACCACCTGGCGTCGGCGCGGGTGCGGCGGGAGCGGTACACGGGTGAGTGGCTGCCCGAGCCGCTGCCGGACCGGCGGCGCTGGGACAGTACGGGTGCCACGGAGGACGCCGCCGATCCCGCCGACCGCGTCACGCTGGACGAGTCGGTCAGCATGGGGATGCTGGTGGTCCTCGAATCGGTGACCCCCGCCGAGCGGGTCGCCTTCGTGCTCCATGACGTCTTCGGTGTCCCGTTCGCCGAGATCGCGGAGACCGTCGGGCGCAGCCCCGCCGCCTGCCGCCAGCTCGCGGCCTCGGCGCGGCGGCGCATCCGGGACGCCCGGCCGCCGGCGACCGGGACGGAGGCACACCGGCAGGTCGTGTCCGCGTTCAAGCGGGCGTGCGAGACGGGGGATGTCGGCGCTCTGGTCGGCCTGCTGGATCCTGATGCGTCCGCGCATGCCGACGGCGGGGGCAGGGTCCGTACCGCGCGCCGTCCCGTGATCGGTGCGGACAAGGTCGCCCGGTATCTCGTGGGGGTGTTGCGGAAGGAGCCGGGGGTGGAGCTCACCGAGGAGGACGTCAACGGCAGGCCGGGGCTCGTGGGCCGGCTGGACGGCTGGACGGTCGCCGTCGTCGCCACGGAGGTCGACGCGGGCTCCATCAGCCACCTCTGGCTGATGATGAACCCCGACAAGCTGCACGCCTGGAACCGGCGCTGA
- a CDS encoding CARDB domain-containing protein codes for MKRKQFGRWLVTGLVMAGMIAFGLLPLSASAAERTDLSAGRPASASGSEGSHPAANVTDGDQQTYWEGPNNAFPTWLQVDLGKNATVDQVVLKLPTTWEARTQAVAVQGSTNGTTFTTLSAAQARSFTPASGNTVTVNFTASSVRYVRLNITGNTGWPAGQLSDLGIFGTVDDSPGDPGDPGGPVAGTDLARGKPIEASSSVFTFVAPNANDGKLDTYWEAGGQPSTLTVKLGADADVTGVVVRLNPDTAWGNRTQNIQVLGRAQSASGFTSLKARADYAFGPSSNQNTVTIPVTGRASDLQLQIFSNTGAPGGQVAELQVIGTLAPNPDLTVTGLSWTPTAPVETDTTTVNATVRNAGTAASAATTVNVSVGGVVAGSASVGALAAGASATVPVVVGKRAEGSYKVTAIVDPTDTVVEQDNNNNSFTAAGQLVVGQSPGPDLQVLSINSTPQNPAVGAAVQFTVAVKNRGTTASGATTVTRLTVGGTTLNTNTPSIAAGATANVSVTGSWTATSGGATLVATADATNVVTETNETNNAFSRAIVVGRGAAVPYVEYEAESGRYQGTLLEADAQRTFGHTNFASESSGRKSVRLNSTGQFVEFTSTNPSNSIVVRNSIPDAPNGGGIDATIGLYVNDTFVKKLDLSSKHSWLYGNTDGPEALTNTPQADARRLFDESHALLSQTYPAGTKFRLQRDAGDTASFYIIDLIDLEQVAPPTSKPAECTSITSYGAVPDDGIDDTTAIQRAVTDNQNGAIACVWIPPGQWRQEKKILTDDPLNRGQYNQVGISNVTIRGAGMWHSQLYTLTEPQNAVGSINHPHEGNFGFDIDNNTQISDIAIFGSGRIRGGDGNAEGGVGLNGRFGKNTKISNVWIEHSNVGVWVGRDYDNIPDLWGPADGLEFSGMRIRDTYADGINFTNGTRNSKVYNSSFRTTGDDSLAVWANRYVKDTSVDIAHDNQFTNNTIQLPWRATGIAVYGGYGNKIENNVVSDTANYPGIMLATDHDPLPFSGQTLIANNELHRTGGAFWNEDQEFGAITLFAASRDITGVTIRDTDIYDSTYDGIQFKTGGGNMPGVTVSNVKIDKSNNGAGILAMSGARGSATLSNVTITNSADGDIVTQPGSQFVITGGAAAAKSAGKAAGGKR; via the coding sequence ATGAAACGGAAGCAGTTCGGCCGGTGGCTCGTCACCGGATTAGTGATGGCCGGCATGATCGCCTTCGGCCTCCTGCCCCTCTCCGCCTCGGCCGCCGAACGCACCGATCTGTCCGCGGGCAGACCGGCGTCGGCGAGCGGGTCGGAGGGGAGCCACCCCGCGGCCAACGTCACCGACGGCGACCAGCAGACCTACTGGGAAGGCCCGAACAACGCCTTCCCCACCTGGCTCCAGGTCGACCTGGGCAAGAACGCGACCGTCGACCAGGTGGTGCTCAAGCTCCCCACCACCTGGGAGGCCCGCACCCAGGCCGTGGCCGTGCAGGGCAGCACCAACGGCACCACGTTCACCACCCTGTCCGCCGCCCAGGCGCGGTCGTTCACCCCGGCGTCGGGCAACACCGTCACCGTCAACTTCACCGCGAGCAGCGTCCGTTACGTGCGGCTGAACATCACGGGCAACACGGGCTGGCCCGCGGGACAGCTCTCCGACCTAGGGATCTTCGGCACGGTCGACGACAGCCCCGGTGACCCCGGCGATCCCGGCGGCCCGGTCGCCGGCACCGACCTGGCGCGCGGCAAGCCGATCGAAGCGTCCTCGTCGGTCTTCACGTTCGTCGCGCCCAACGCCAACGACGGCAAGCTCGACACGTACTGGGAGGCGGGCGGTCAGCCGTCGACCCTGACGGTCAAGCTCGGCGCCGACGCGGATGTCACCGGCGTCGTGGTCAGGCTCAACCCCGACACGGCCTGGGGGAACAGGACCCAGAACATCCAGGTCCTCGGCCGCGCCCAGAGCGCGTCCGGCTTCACCTCGCTGAAGGCCCGCGCCGACTACGCGTTCGGCCCCTCGTCCAACCAGAACACGGTGACGATCCCGGTCACCGGCCGTGCCTCCGACCTACAGCTCCAGATCTTCAGCAACACGGGCGCGCCCGGCGGCCAGGTCGCCGAGCTGCAGGTGATCGGCACACTCGCACCCAACCCCGACCTCACCGTCACCGGCCTGTCGTGGACCCCCACGGCGCCGGTGGAGACCGACACGACGACGGTCAACGCCACGGTACGCAACGCGGGCACCGCCGCGTCCGCCGCGACGACCGTCAATGTCAGTGTGGGCGGCGTGGTCGCCGGCAGCGCCTCGGTGGGCGCGCTGGCCGCAGGCGCTTCGGCGACCGTCCCGGTCGTCGTGGGCAAACGCGCCGAGGGCAGCTACAAGGTCACCGCGATCGTCGACCCGACCGACACGGTCGTCGAGCAGGACAACAACAACAACAGCTTCACGGCGGCCGGGCAGTTGGTCGTCGGCCAGAGCCCTGGCCCCGACCTCCAGGTCCTGAGCATCAACTCGACCCCGCAGAACCCGGCGGTCGGGGCGGCCGTCCAGTTCACCGTCGCGGTCAAGAACCGGGGCACCACCGCATCGGGCGCCACCACCGTGACCCGGCTGACGGTGGGCGGCACCACGCTCAACACCAACACCCCGTCCATCGCGGCGGGTGCCACCGCCAATGTGAGCGTCACCGGCAGCTGGACGGCGACCAGCGGGGGCGCGACCCTCGTGGCCACCGCCGACGCCACCAACGTCGTCACGGAGACCAACGAGACCAACAACGCGTTCTCCCGGGCGATCGTGGTGGGCCGCGGCGCCGCCGTACCGTACGTCGAGTACGAGGCCGAGTCCGGCCGCTACCAGGGCACCCTGCTGGAGGCCGACGCCCAGCGCACCTTCGGGCACACCAACTTCGCCTCCGAGTCCTCGGGGCGCAAGTCGGTACGGCTCAACAGCACGGGCCAGTTCGTCGAGTTCACCTCGACCAACCCGTCGAACTCCATCGTCGTGCGCAACTCCATCCCCGACGCGCCGAACGGCGGCGGCATCGACGCCACCATCGGCCTCTACGTCAACGACACCTTCGTCAAGAAGCTCGATCTCTCGTCGAAGCACAGCTGGCTGTACGGCAACACCGACGGCCCCGAGGCGCTGACCAACACCCCGCAGGCCGACGCCCGCAGGCTCTTCGACGAGTCGCACGCCCTGCTGTCGCAGACCTACCCGGCGGGGACCAAGTTCCGGCTCCAGCGCGACGCGGGTGACACCGCGTCCTTCTACATCATCGACCTGATCGACCTGGAGCAGGTCGCACCTCCGACGAGCAAGCCCGCCGAGTGCACCTCCATCACGTCGTACGGAGCGGTCCCCGACGACGGGATCGATGACACGACCGCCATCCAGCGTGCCGTGACGGACAATCAGAACGGTGCCATCGCCTGCGTCTGGATCCCGCCGGGCCAGTGGCGCCAGGAGAAGAAGATCCTGACCGACGACCCGCTGAACAGGGGCCAGTACAACCAGGTCGGCATCAGCAACGTCACCATCCGAGGCGCCGGCATGTGGCACTCCCAGCTGTACACGCTGACCGAACCGCAGAACGCGGTCGGCAGCATCAACCACCCGCACGAGGGCAACTTCGGCTTCGACATCGACAACAACACCCAGATATCCGACATCGCGATCTTCGGCTCCGGCCGGATACGCGGCGGTGACGGCAACGCCGAGGGCGGCGTGGGCCTCAACGGCCGGTTCGGCAAGAACACCAAGATTTCCAACGTCTGGATCGAGCACTCCAACGTCGGGGTCTGGGTCGGCCGCGACTACGACAACATCCCGGACCTCTGGGGCCCCGCCGACGGGCTGGAGTTCAGCGGGATGCGGATCCGCGACACCTACGCCGACGGCATCAACTTCACCAACGGCACGCGGAACTCGAAGGTGTACAACTCGTCGTTCCGTACGACGGGTGACGACTCACTGGCGGTCTGGGCCAACCGGTACGTGAAGGACACCTCGGTCGACATCGCGCACGACAACCAGTTCACCAACAACACCATCCAGCTGCCCTGGCGGGCGACCGGGATCGCCGTCTACGGAGGCTACGGCAACAAGATCGAGAACAATGTCGTCTCCGACACGGCCAACTACCCCGGCATCATGCTGGCGACCGACCACGACCCGCTGCCCTTCTCCGGGCAGACCCTGATCGCCAACAACGAACTGCACCGCACCGGTGGCGCCTTCTGGAACGAGGATCAGGAGTTCGGCGCCATCACGCTGTTCGCGGCGAGCCGGGACATCACCGGTGTCACCATCCGGGACACCGACATCTACGACTCGACGTACGACGGCATCCAGTTCAAGACGGGCGGCGGCAACATGCCGGGCGTCACCGTCAGCAACGTGAAGATCGACAAGTCCAACAACGGCGCCGGCATCCTCGCCATGAGCGGCGCACGCGGCAGCGCGACGCTGAGCAACGTCACCATCACCAACTCGGCCGACGGCGACATCGTCACCCAACCGGGGTCGCAGTTCGTGATCACCGGCGGAGCCGCAGCGGCCAAGTCGGCCGGCAAGGCGGCGGGTGGTAAACGCTAG
- the htpG gene encoding molecular chaperone HtpG, whose protein sequence is MPAETFEFQVEARQLLQMMIHSIYSNKDVFLRELVSNASDALDKLRLESLRDNDLRADVSDLHIDIEIDKEQRTLTVRDNGIGMSHDEVVQLIGTIANSGTAKFLRELKGAKDAAASEELIGQFGVGFYASFMVADEVTLLTRRAGETSGTRWESNGEGTYTVDEVDDAPQGTAVTLRLKPADTEDQLFDYTSGWKIREIVKRYSDFITWPIRMAAEDNGAADEGEEGEKTPAGPETINSMKALWARSKDEVTEAEYSELYKHISHDWTDPLETVRMQAEGTFEYQALLFVPSHASPDLFTQGHKRGVQLYVKRVFVMDDCEALMPEYLRFVKGVVDAQDLSLNVSREILQQDRQIQLMHRRLVKKVLSTVKDMMSANPERYATLWKEFGRVLKEGLLSDYENRDALLGISSFASTHDEERQTTLQEYVGRMKEGQQHIFFMTGESRSAIETSPHMEAFAAKGFEVLLLTDPVDEVWVQSVPEFDGKQLQSIAKGEVDLDTDEEKKEVEAEREKQQQDFAALLGWMTKELAESVKEVRLSSRLTVSPACIVSDTHDVTPALENMYRAMGQDVPQIKRILELNPTHPLVAALREAHGEERAEAGLAEAAELLHGMAILADGGELSDPARFVKLMAGRLERTL, encoded by the coding sequence ATGCCGGCCGAGACATTCGAGTTCCAGGTGGAAGCGCGCCAGCTCCTCCAGATGATGATCCATTCGATCTACTCGAACAAGGATGTATTTCTGCGGGAGTTGGTCTCCAACGCCTCCGACGCACTGGACAAGTTGCGTCTGGAATCTCTGCGCGACAACGATCTGCGCGCCGACGTGTCCGATCTGCACATCGACATCGAGATCGACAAGGAACAGCGCACACTGACCGTTCGTGACAACGGCATCGGCATGTCGCACGACGAGGTGGTGCAGCTGATCGGCACCATCGCCAACTCCGGTACCGCCAAGTTCCTGCGGGAGCTGAAGGGGGCCAAGGACGCGGCGGCCTCGGAGGAACTCATCGGCCAGTTCGGCGTCGGTTTCTACGCCAGCTTCATGGTCGCCGACGAGGTGACTCTGCTGACCCGGCGGGCGGGGGAGACCAGCGGCACCCGCTGGGAGTCCAACGGCGAGGGCACGTACACGGTCGACGAGGTCGACGACGCGCCGCAGGGCACCGCCGTCACCCTGCGGCTCAAGCCGGCCGACACCGAGGACCAGCTCTTCGACTACACGTCCGGCTGGAAGATCAGGGAAATCGTCAAGCGCTACTCGGACTTCATCACCTGGCCCATCAGGATGGCGGCCGAGGACAACGGCGCGGCGGACGAGGGCGAGGAGGGCGAGAAGACTCCCGCCGGGCCCGAGACGATCAACTCGATGAAGGCGCTGTGGGCACGGTCCAAGGACGAGGTGACCGAGGCCGAGTACAGCGAGCTGTACAAGCACATCAGCCATGACTGGACCGACCCGCTCGAAACCGTGCGGATGCAGGCCGAGGGCACGTTCGAGTACCAGGCGCTGCTCTTCGTCCCGTCGCACGCCTCGCCCGACCTCTTCACCCAGGGGCACAAGCGCGGAGTCCAGCTCTACGTCAAGCGCGTGTTCGTCATGGACGACTGCGAAGCGCTGATGCCCGAATACCTGCGCTTCGTCAAGGGTGTTGTCGACGCGCAGGATCTCTCCCTCAACGTGTCGCGGGAGATCCTGCAGCAGGACCGGCAGATCCAGCTCATGCACCGCAGGCTGGTCAAGAAGGTGCTCTCGACGGTCAAGGACATGATGTCCGCGAACCCGGAGCGCTACGCCACGCTGTGGAAGGAGTTCGGCCGGGTCCTCAAGGAGGGTCTGCTGAGCGACTACGAGAACCGCGACGCGCTGCTCGGCATCTCGTCGTTCGCCTCGACCCACGACGAGGAGCGGCAGACCACGCTCCAGGAGTACGTGGGGCGGATGAAGGAGGGCCAGCAGCACATCTTCTTCATGACGGGCGAGTCGCGCTCGGCCATCGAGACCTCGCCCCACATGGAGGCGTTCGCCGCGAAGGGCTTCGAGGTCCTGCTGCTGACCGACCCCGTCGACGAGGTGTGGGTCCAGTCGGTGCCGGAGTTCGACGGCAAGCAGCTCCAGTCGATCGCCAAGGGCGAGGTCGACCTCGACACCGACGAGGAGAAGAAGGAGGTCGAGGCCGAACGCGAGAAGCAGCAGCAGGACTTCGCCGCTCTGCTCGGCTGGATGACGAAGGAACTGGCCGAGAGCGTCAAGGAGGTGCGCCTGTCGTCGCGGCTCACCGTCTCGCCTGCCTGCATCGTCTCCGACACCCATGATGTGACCCCGGCCCTGGAGAACATGTACCGGGCCATGGGCCAGGACGTGCCCCAGATCAAGCGCATCCTGGAGCTGAACCCCACGCACCCGCTGGTCGCCGCCCTGCGCGAGGCGCACGGCGAGGAGCGCGCGGAGGCGGGGCTCGCCGAGGCGGCCGAACTCCTCCACGGGATGGCCATCCTCGCGGACGGCGGTGAACTGAGCGACCCGGCGCGGTTCGTGAAGCTGATGGCCGGCCGGCTGGAGCGCACCTTGTAG